From Armatimonadota bacterium, one genomic window encodes:
- a CDS encoding transketolase has translation MSGSRGWAEEARALARQLRVDAIRMTARAGSGHPTSALSAAELAAVLLLRHFRYDVRHPERATNDRLIFSKGHATPLLYSLLKAAGAISDEELLTYRQPGSRLQGHPVPVLPWVDVATGSLGQGLPVAVGIALAGRYLDRLPYRVWVLHGDSETSEGSVWEAVEHAAHYRLDNLIVILDVNRLGQRGETMLGWNLEAYAERVRAFGWRAILTDGHDVEAIDRAYQDAVDGIGSGRPAMVIARTVKGRGVSFMEDRDGWHGKAPKPDEAERAIAELGGPADPPIVVAVAPPPDGAPAPPPPAAPLALPAYEVGQPVATRKAYGDALRAVGAADPRVVALDGEVNNSTYAEEFARAHPERYFEMYIAEQQMIAAAVGLQVRGYKPFASTFAAFLTRAYDFIRMAAISRAHLRLCGSHAGVSIGEDGPSQMGLEDLAMMRAVFGATVLYPCDANQTAALVAEMAGRPGIVYLRTTRLATPVIYRPGERFPVGGSRVLRRTDRDRVTVVAAGVTVHEALRAADRLAQEGIAVRVIDAYSVQPLDAGTVREAVRATGGRLVVAEDHYPQGGLGEAVLSALTEPEADIGLPLQVRHLAVRRMPGSAPPAVQLAEAGIDAAHIAEAVRALAAVPVESPRAGRS, from the coding sequence GTGAGCGGCTCCCGCGGCTGGGCCGAGGAGGCCCGCGCCCTGGCCCGGCAGCTGCGCGTCGACGCCATCCGCATGACCGCCCGCGCCGGCTCGGGGCACCCCACCTCGGCGCTCTCCGCGGCGGAGCTGGCGGCGGTGCTCCTGCTGCGCCACTTCCGCTACGACGTGCGCCACCCCGAGCGGGCCACCAACGACCGGCTGATCTTCTCCAAGGGCCACGCCACGCCGCTGCTCTACAGCCTGCTCAAGGCCGCCGGCGCCATCAGCGACGAGGAGCTCCTGACCTACCGCCAGCCCGGCAGCCGCCTCCAGGGACACCCGGTCCCGGTGCTGCCCTGGGTGGACGTGGCCACCGGCTCGCTGGGGCAGGGGCTGCCCGTCGCGGTGGGGATCGCGCTGGCCGGCCGCTACCTGGACCGCCTCCCCTACCGGGTCTGGGTGCTGCACGGGGACAGCGAGACCTCGGAGGGGTCGGTCTGGGAGGCGGTGGAGCACGCCGCCCACTACCGCCTGGACAACCTGATCGTCATCCTCGACGTCAACCGGCTCGGACAGCGCGGGGAGACGATGCTGGGGTGGAACCTGGAGGCCTACGCCGAGCGCGTCCGCGCCTTCGGCTGGCGGGCGATCCTCACCGACGGCCACGACGTCGAGGCCATCGACCGGGCCTACCAGGACGCCGTCGACGGCATCGGCAGCGGGCGCCCCGCCATGGTCATCGCCCGGACGGTCAAAGGGCGCGGGGTCTCCTTCATGGAGGACCGCGACGGATGGCACGGCAAGGCGCCGAAACCCGACGAGGCGGAGCGCGCCATCGCCGAGCTGGGCGGTCCCGCCGACCCCCCCATCGTGGTCGCGGTGGCCCCGCCCCCCGACGGCGCGCCGGCCCCGCCGCCGCCCGCCGCCCCACTGGCCCTGCCGGCCTACGAGGTGGGCCAGCCGGTGGCCACGCGCAAGGCCTACGGCGACGCGCTGCGGGCGGTGGGGGCGGCCGACCCGCGGGTGGTGGCCCTCGACGGCGAGGTGAACAACTCTACCTACGCCGAGGAGTTCGCCCGCGCCCACCCGGAGCGCTACTTCGAGATGTACATCGCCGAGCAGCAGATGATCGCCGCGGCGGTGGGGCTGCAGGTGCGCGGCTACAAGCCCTTCGCCTCGACCTTCGCCGCCTTCCTGACGCGCGCCTACGACTTCATCCGCATGGCCGCCATCTCCCGCGCCCACCTGCGCCTGTGCGGGTCCCACGCCGGGGTCTCCATCGGGGAGGACGGGCCCTCCCAGATGGGGCTGGAGGACCTGGCCATGATGCGCGCCGTCTTCGGCGCCACGGTGCTCTACCCGTGCGATGCCAACCAGACCGCCGCCCTGGTGGCGGAGATGGCCGGGCGGCCGGGCATCGTCTACCTGCGCACGACGCGCCTGGCCACGCCGGTGATCTACCGGCCGGGGGAGCGCTTCCCGGTGGGCGGCTCCCGGGTGCTGCGGCGCACCGACCGCGACCGGGTGACGGTGGTGGCCGCGGGCGTCACGGTGCACGAGGCCCTGCGCGCGGCCGACCGGCTGGCCCAGGAGGGGATCGCGGTGCGGGTGATCGACGCCTACTCGGTGCAGCCGCTGGACGCGGGGACGGTGCGCGAGGCGGTGCGGGCCACCGGCGGCCGGCTGGTGGTGGCCGAGGACCACTACCCGCAGGGCGGCCTGGGCGAGGCGGTGCTCAGCGCGCTCACCGAGCCGGAGGCGGATATTGGCCTCCCCCTCCAGGTGCGCCATCTGGCCGTGCGCAGGATGCCCGGCTCGGCTCCGCCGGCGGTCCAGCTGGCCGAGGCGGGCATCGACGCCGCGCACATCGCCGAGGCGGTGCGGGCCCTGGCCGCCGTCCCCGTGGAGTCCCCGCGCGCCGGCCGCAGCTGA
- the sufD gene encoding Fe-S cluster assembly protein SufD, translating into MEERTTVTEAGRACGATEDRPVTLAGLGPTAAAALGERLGEPGWLRDLRAEAWRLAEALPLPDPAQEEWRRTDLSGLDLAALVPAPLPRHGAGIPRVLEDILGLSGDGAGALAEAHGGLLVHRDAGPVRAALDAALAARGVRFTDLATATRDHPDLLREHLHRLIRPEELKFRALGAALRGAGTFLYVPPGVEVTVPLLAAAWLDTPGALHSPHTLVVADRGSVVTLIEVSGSLGVERQTLVTRTTELVVGEGAQVRHVLFQEWGAGVWEVGAVRARLARDATLRSLVVAFGGSLVKTDVECLLAGPGAQSEMLGVYFGADRQHVDFHTLQEHQAPHTLSDLLYKGAVQDRARTVFAGLIRVHYGAQKTNAFQSNRNLILNAGAKADSIPKLEIMANDLRCTHGSATSRLHEEHLFYLMSRGLTRPRAVRMVVDGFFAEVLDRIPLERLRARVHEGIAARLARRQEDAAA; encoded by the coding sequence ATGGAGGAGCGGACGACGGTGACGGAGGCGGGGAGGGCCTGCGGGGCCACGGAGGACCGGCCGGTGACGCTCGCCGGCCTGGGGCCGACGGCCGCCGCGGCGCTGGGGGAGCGCCTGGGCGAGCCGGGGTGGCTGCGCGACCTGCGCGCGGAGGCCTGGCGCCTGGCCGAGGCGCTGCCGCTCCCGGACCCCGCCCAGGAGGAGTGGCGGCGCACCGACCTGAGCGGGCTCGACCTGGCGGCCCTGGTGCCGGCGCCGCTCCCCCGCCATGGCGCCGGCATCCCGCGCGTGCTCGAGGACATCCTCGGCCTGAGCGGCGACGGGGCTGGCGCCCTGGCCGAGGCACACGGCGGGCTGCTGGTCCACCGCGACGCCGGCCCCGTGCGGGCGGCCCTCGACGCGGCCCTGGCCGCCCGCGGGGTGCGCTTCACCGACCTGGCCACCGCCACGCGCGACCACCCGGATCTCCTGCGCGAGCACCTGCACCGCCTGATCCGGCCGGAGGAGCTGAAGTTCCGGGCGCTGGGGGCGGCGCTGCGGGGGGCCGGCACCTTCCTCTACGTCCCCCCGGGCGTCGAGGTGACCGTGCCGCTCCTGGCCGCGGCCTGGCTAGACACGCCCGGGGCGCTCCACAGCCCCCACACGCTGGTGGTGGCCGACCGCGGCAGCGTGGTGACGCTCATCGAGGTGAGCGGCTCGCTGGGGGTGGAGCGCCAGACCCTGGTCACCCGCACGACGGAACTGGTGGTGGGGGAGGGGGCGCAGGTGCGCCACGTCCTCTTCCAGGAGTGGGGCGCGGGGGTCTGGGAGGTGGGGGCGGTCCGGGCGCGCTTGGCCCGGGACGCCACCCTGCGCAGCCTGGTCGTGGCCTTCGGGGGCAGCCTGGTGAAGACCGACGTGGAGTGCCTGCTGGCCGGCCCCGGCGCCCAGTCGGAGATGCTGGGGGTCTACTTCGGCGCCGACCGGCAGCACGTCGACTTCCACACCCTCCAGGAGCACCAGGCCCCGCACACCCTCTCCGACCTGCTCTACAAGGGGGCGGTGCAGGACCGCGCCCGCACCGTCTTCGCCGGGCTGATCCGCGTCCACTACGGCGCCCAGAAGACCAACGCCTTCCAGTCCAACCGCAACCTCATCCTGAACGCCGGGGCGAAGGCGGACAGCATCCCCAAGCTGGAGATCATGGCCAACGACCTGCGCTGCACCCACGGCTCGGCGACGAGCCGGCTGCACGAGGAGCACCTCTTCTACCTGATGAGCCGGGGGCTCACCCGCCCCCGGGCGGTGCGCATGGTGGTGGACGGCTTCTTCGCCGAGGTGCTGGACCGCATCCCGCTGGAGCGCCTGCGCGCCCGCGTCCACGAGGGCATCGCCGCCCGGCTGGCCCGGCGGCAGGAGGACGCCGCGGCATGA
- a CDS encoding NADH-quinone oxidoreductase subunit I, producing MATDGRRGLGVLTERVGQGLLGLAVGLRATWRTLLGPKNTVLYPIKKVNVSERWHGLLALPVDPETGNDLCIICFQCERVCPSRCIHIEATGRAKDRVLTRFDIEMDKCQYCGLCVEVCPTEAIVFTPHYEGSTYNRDRLRYDLEDLRRAAPKEPIARGVIR from the coding sequence ATGGCGACCGACGGGCGGCGCGGACTGGGCGTCCTGACCGAGCGGGTCGGGCAGGGGCTCCTGGGCCTGGCGGTGGGGCTGCGGGCCACCTGGCGGACACTGCTCGGTCCGAAGAACACCGTCCTCTACCCGATCAAGAAGGTGAACGTCAGCGAGCGCTGGCACGGGCTGCTGGCGCTGCCGGTCGACCCCGAAACCGGCAACGACCTCTGCATCATCTGCTTCCAGTGCGAGCGCGTCTGCCCCAGCCGCTGCATCCACATCGAGGCCACGGGGCGCGCCAAGGACCGCGTCCTCACCCGCTTCGACATCGAGATGGACAAGTGCCAGTACTGCGGGCTGTGCGTGGAGGTCTGTCCCACCGAGGCCATCGTCTTTACGCCGCACTACGAGGGGAGCACCTACAACCGCGACCGCCTCCGCTACGACCTGGAGGACCTGCGCCGGGCCGCCCCCAAGGAGCCCATCGCCCGCGGGGTGATCCGGTGA
- a CDS encoding non-heme iron oxygenase ferredoxin subunit encodes MTEGAVSEERFVRVASLAELPPGTAKRVFLDGYRIALFNVGGTVYAIDDTCTHEDASLAEGALSGEIVACPKHGSRFHIPTGRVLSLPAVRPVRTYPVRVEGTEVLVAPAPRQGVGLPHRR; translated from the coding sequence ATGACCGAGGGGGCCGTGTCGGAGGAGCGGTTCGTCCGGGTGGCCTCCCTGGCGGAGCTGCCCCCGGGGACGGCGAAGCGGGTGTTCCTGGACGGCTACCGCATCGCGCTCTTCAACGTCGGCGGCACGGTCTACGCCATCGACGACACCTGTACCCACGAGGACGCCTCCCTGGCCGAGGGTGCGCTGTCCGGCGAGATCGTGGCCTGTCCCAAGCACGGCTCGCGCTTCCACATCCCCACGGGGCGGGTGCTGTCGCTGCCGGCCGTCCGGCCGGTGCGCACCTACCCCGTGCGGGTCGAGGGGACGGAGGTGCTGGTGGCGCCGGCGCCGCGGCAGGGCGTCGGGTTGCCCCACCGGCGGTGA
- a CDS encoding NADH-quinone oxidoreductase subunit D, with the protein MALRTEELLLNMGPQHPATHGVLRMIVTLEGENVVEVNPDIGYLHSSVEKMMEYRTYIQNVSLADRGMDYLSALANEEALLRAVETLGGITVPERARWIRTLMLELQRLASHLVWLGTWGIDLGATTVFLWCFRERELILDLFEHATGGRLHHNYFRPGGVYEDVTDAWLGRVLDFCDVMERRLVEYHELLTGNPIFEVRTQGIGVLSREDAIRFGASGPVARASGVAFDVRKAFPYEQYGEVEFDIPVRTEGDNWARYLVRMEEMRQAVRIIRQCVARMPAGEIRAKVPVTVRLPRGEVYTRIESPRGDEGIYLVSEGEERPYRVKIRGPSFSNLYALTQVMRGAKVADLIAILGSCDIVLADVDR; encoded by the coding sequence ATGGCGCTGCGCACCGAAGAGCTCCTCCTCAACATGGGCCCGCAGCACCCGGCCACCCACGGCGTGCTGCGCATGATCGTCACCCTGGAAGGCGAGAACGTCGTCGAGGTCAACCCGGACATCGGCTACCTCCACTCCTCCGTGGAGAAGATGATGGAGTACCGCACCTACATCCAGAACGTCTCCCTGGCCGACCGGGGCATGGACTACCTCTCCGCCCTGGCCAACGAGGAGGCGTTGCTGCGGGCGGTGGAGACCCTGGGCGGGATCACCGTCCCCGAGCGGGCGCGCTGGATCCGCACCCTCATGCTGGAGCTGCAGCGGCTGGCCAGCCACCTGGTCTGGCTGGGGACGTGGGGCATCGACCTGGGGGCGACGACGGTCTTCCTCTGGTGCTTCCGCGAGCGCGAGCTCATCCTCGACCTCTTCGAGCACGCCACCGGGGGCCGGCTGCACCACAACTACTTCCGGCCGGGCGGGGTCTACGAGGACGTCACCGACGCGTGGCTCGGGCGCGTGCTGGACTTCTGCGACGTGATGGAGCGCCGCCTGGTCGAGTACCACGAGCTGCTGACCGGCAACCCCATCTTCGAGGTGCGCACCCAGGGGATCGGCGTCCTCTCCCGGGAGGACGCCATCCGCTTCGGGGCCTCGGGCCCGGTGGCGCGGGCGTCCGGGGTGGCCTTCGACGTCCGCAAGGCCTTCCCGTACGAGCAGTACGGCGAGGTCGAGTTCGACATCCCCGTGCGCACCGAGGGGGACAACTGGGCGCGCTACCTGGTGCGCATGGAGGAGATGCGCCAGGCGGTGCGCATCATCCGCCAGTGCGTGGCCCGGATGCCGGCGGGGGAGATCCGCGCCAAGGTGCCGGTGACGGTGCGCCTGCCCCGCGGGGAGGTCTACACGCGCATCGAGTCGCCCCGCGGGGACGAGGGGATCTACCTGGTCAGCGAGGGGGAGGAGCGCCCCTACCGGGTGAAGATCCGGGGCCCCTCCTTCAGCAACCTCTACGCCCTCACCCAGGTCATGCGCGGGGCGAAGGTGGCGGACCTCATCGCTATCCTGGGGAGCTGCGACATCGTGCTGGCGGACGTGGACCGGTGA
- a CDS encoding cysteine desulfurase, with product MIPPRVREDFPLLRQRMHGKPLIYLDSAATSQKPQVVLDALRTYYETINANVHRGIYAIAEAATERYEAARARVAAFIGAARPEEVVFTRGTTEAINLVAYAWGRANVGPGDEILLTEMEHHSNLVPWQLLAAERHVRLRFVPFDEQGRLVLDAFDRLLSERTRLVAVTHQSNVLGTINPVAEIARRAHRVGALVLVDGAQSVPHMPVDVRQLGCDFLAFSAHKMCGPTGAGALWARYELLEAMPPFHGGGEMIMLVQLERSTYKDPPHKFEAGTPNIADCIAWATAIDYLEGVGMAAIRAHERELTAYALGQLREVEGLRLFGPERVEERGGAIAFDLAGVHPHDVAQVLDQEGIAVRAGHHCAQPLHRRLNLPATVRASLYLYNTPEDIDALVRGLETVRRLFPAPRAPVSG from the coding sequence ATGATCCCGCCCCGCGTGCGCGAGGACTTCCCCCTCCTGCGGCAGCGCATGCACGGCAAACCGCTCATCTACCTGGACAGCGCCGCCACCTCGCAGAAGCCGCAGGTCGTGCTGGACGCCCTGCGCACGTACTACGAGACCATCAACGCCAATGTCCACCGGGGCATCTACGCCATCGCCGAGGCGGCCACGGAGCGCTACGAGGCCGCGCGCGCCCGCGTCGCCGCCTTCATCGGTGCCGCCCGGCCCGAGGAGGTCGTCTTCACCCGCGGCACCACCGAGGCCATCAACCTGGTGGCCTACGCCTGGGGTCGCGCCAACGTGGGCCCGGGGGACGAGATCCTCCTCACGGAGATGGAGCACCACAGCAACCTGGTGCCCTGGCAGTTGCTCGCAGCCGAACGGCACGTTCGGCTGCGCTTTGTCCCCTTCGACGAGCAGGGACGCCTGGTGCTGGACGCCTTCGACCGCCTGCTCAGCGAACGGACCCGGCTCGTGGCCGTGACCCACCAGTCCAACGTGCTCGGCACCATCAACCCCGTGGCGGAGATCGCCCGGCGCGCCCACCGGGTCGGGGCGCTGGTGCTGGTGGACGGGGCCCAGAGCGTCCCGCACATGCCGGTGGACGTCCGCCAGCTCGGGTGCGACTTCCTGGCCTTCTCCGCCCACAAGATGTGCGGGCCGACCGGGGCGGGGGCCCTGTGGGCGCGCTACGAGCTGCTGGAGGCCATGCCCCCCTTCCACGGGGGCGGCGAGATGATCATGCTGGTGCAGCTAGAGCGCTCCACCTACAAGGACCCGCCGCACAAGTTCGAGGCGGGGACGCCCAACATCGCCGACTGCATCGCCTGGGCCACCGCCATCGACTACCTGGAGGGGGTGGGCATGGCGGCCATCCGCGCCCACGAGCGCGAGCTCACCGCCTACGCCCTGGGGCAGCTGCGCGAGGTGGAGGGGCTGCGCCTCTTCGGCCCGGAGCGCGTGGAGGAGCGCGGCGGGGCCATCGCCTTCGACCTGGCCGGCGTCCACCCCCACGACGTGGCCCAGGTGCTCGACCAGGAGGGCATCGCCGTGCGCGCCGGGCACCACTGCGCCCAGCCGCTCCACCGCCGGCTCAACCTGCCGGCCACGGTGCGGGCCAGCCTCTACCTGTACAATACGCCGGAGGACATCGACGCCCTGGTGCGCGGGCTGGAGACGGTGCGCCGCCTCTTCCCGGCGCCCCGGGCCCCGGTGAGCGGCTGA
- a CDS encoding SUF system NifU family Fe-S cluster assembly protein, with amino-acid sequence MGLEDLYREIILDHYSRPRNRGRLEPADIVVEGANPLCGDELALTVRVADGRISEVRFEGRGCSISQASASMMTEELRGKTLEEARALVAAFRAMMQGQPSALDATDLAALQGVRKFPVRVKCATLAWVAIDQGIHEYQQGRQTARATTEGPEG; translated from the coding sequence ATGGGCCTGGAGGACCTCTACCGCGAGATCATCCTCGACCACTACAGCCGCCCGCGCAACCGCGGCCGGCTCGAGCCGGCCGACATCGTGGTCGAGGGGGCCAACCCCCTGTGCGGCGACGAGCTGGCCCTCACGGTGCGCGTGGCGGACGGGCGCATCAGCGAGGTGCGCTTCGAGGGGCGCGGCTGCTCCATCAGCCAGGCGTCCGCCTCGATGATGACCGAGGAGCTGCGGGGGAAAACCCTGGAGGAGGCGCGGGCGCTGGTGGCGGCCTTCCGGGCGATGATGCAGGGGCAGCCCTCCGCGCTGGACGCCACCGACCTGGCCGCGCTGCAGGGGGTGCGCAAGTTTCCCGTGCGGGTGAAGTGCGCCACGCTGGCCTGGGTGGCCATCGACCAGGGGATCCACGAGTACCAGCAGGGGCGGCAGACCGCCCGCGCCACCACCGAGGGGCCGGAGGGGTGA
- a CDS encoding NADH-quinone oxidoreductase subunit B family protein, whose product MADAPPEMERTPPAVRPSGLAPLDRLIEVVDVLPGGSVLLTSVEAVLNWGRAASLWPLTFGLACCAIEMMAAFAGRFDFDRIGVIPRATPRQADLILVSGRATIKMAPIIRRLWEQMPEPKYVISMGSCATCGGPFYYDNYSILKGVDTVIPVDVYVPGCPPRPEALYEGVLKLQEKIRREPFLRRRAGLAAPAG is encoded by the coding sequence ATGGCCGACGCACCGCCGGAGATGGAGCGCACGCCCCCCGCCGTCCGCCCCAGCGGCCTGGCGCCCCTCGACCGCCTGATCGAGGTCGTGGACGTCCTGCCCGGGGGAAGCGTCCTGCTGACCAGCGTGGAGGCGGTGCTCAACTGGGGGCGGGCGGCCAGCCTCTGGCCGCTGACCTTCGGCCTGGCCTGCTGCGCCATCGAGATGATGGCGGCCTTCGCCGGCCGCTTCGACTTCGACCGCATCGGGGTGATCCCGCGGGCCACCCCGCGTCAGGCCGACCTCATCCTGGTCTCCGGGCGGGCCACCATCAAGATGGCCCCGATCATCCGCCGCCTGTGGGAGCAGATGCCCGAGCCCAAGTACGTCATCTCCATGGGCTCCTGCGCCACCTGCGGCGGCCCCTTCTACTACGACAACTACTCCATCCTCAAGGGCGTCGACACGGTCATCCCCGTGGACGTCTACGTCCCCGGCTGCCCGCCCCGGCCGGAGGCGCTCTACGAGGGGGTGCTGAAGCTCCAGGAGAAGATCCGCCGCGAGCCCTTCCTGCGGCGCCGCGCCGGGCTGGCCGCCCCGGCCGGCTGA